One segment of Pasteurella skyensis DNA contains the following:
- the dtd gene encoding D-aminoacyl-tRNA deacylase, protein MIALIQRVKWAKVEINEQTVGQIESGLLVLLGVEKEDDQTKADRLLDKVLGYRIFEDEQGKMNLNVQQAGGHLLVVSQFTLAADTQKGLRPSFSKGANPSDAETLYDYFSQQAKSKINTQTGKFGGDMQVSLQNDGPVTFWLQV, encoded by the coding sequence ATGATTGCATTAATTCAACGAGTAAAATGGGCAAAAGTCGAAATAAACGAGCAAACCGTAGGTCAAATTGAAAGTGGTTTATTAGTTTTATTAGGTGTCGAAAAAGAGGATGACCAAACGAAAGCAGATCGGTTATTAGATAAAGTATTAGGATACCGTATCTTTGAAGATGAACAGGGAAAAATGAATTTAAACGTACAACAAGCGGGCGGACATTTACTTGTCGTTTCACAGTTTACGCTTGCGGCAGATACTCAAAAAGGATTACGACCAAGTTTTTCTAAAGGTGCAAATCCAAGTGATGCAGAAACTTTGTATGACTACTTTTCACAACAAGCGAAAAGCAAAATAAACACTCAGACAGGAAAGTTTGGCGGGGATATGCAAGTCAGCCTCCAAAACGATGGACCTGTCACTTTCTGGTTACAAGTCTAA